From the genome of Rhodothermales bacterium, one region includes:
- a CDS encoding RNA polymerase sigma-70 factor, translated as MLVFLAVHVTQTLEDIELARRIKRGDHGAFKHFFDRYHGVLFGYLRRRGMDEETAADIVQNAFVMIWEKRDQIDENKSIRAFLFRIGYTRALNHFRDTAKFDRQATLETHATPEIPDTDHDFQSMRETLGQAIAALPERRRAVFELCFLEDLTYRETAEMLGISIKTVENQMAYALKSIRVAMAQYR; from the coding sequence TTGCTCGTTTTCCTCGCGGTCCACGTCACGCAGACGCTGGAAGACATCGAGCTTGCGCGGCGCATCAAGCGAGGCGATCACGGCGCCTTCAAGCATTTCTTCGACCGGTATCACGGCGTGCTGTTTGGCTACCTGCGCCGGCGCGGCATGGACGAAGAAACCGCCGCCGACATCGTGCAGAACGCCTTTGTCATGATCTGGGAAAAGCGGGACCAGATCGACGAAAACAAATCGATCCGCGCATTTCTCTTCCGGATCGGCTACACACGGGCGCTCAACCACTTCCGCGATACGGCGAAATTCGACCGCCAGGCGACGCTGGAGACGCACGCGACACCGGAGATTCCGGATACCGATCACGACTTCCAATCCATGCGGGAGACACTGGGTCAGGCGATCGCGGCCCTCCCGGAGCGCCGGCGCGCCGTGTTCGAACTCTGCTTTCTCGAAGACCTCACCTACAGGGAAACCGCCGAGATGCTCGGGATCAGCATCAAGACGGTGGAAAACCAGATGGCCTACGCCCTCAAAAGCATCCGCGTGGCCATGGCCCAGTACCGGTAG
- a CDS encoding FecR domain-containing protein has product MSDLPLPENDRDLQAARQLGKRLEEGATDGALDSLFEVLDAHKEAHRAVQADALPTPEISARMWQAIVEQVTATPSATARPPVPRQRLRSTFTRVSILASFLAVVALGWLILTRSNAPELLAEAVSDPVVYTTTEGSIITLRPHSKLFLLAALESEQRYQLDGEAYFDVVRDESRTFNVASGNALVSVLGTQFVVRNWGDDVEVFLKTGSVSLRHASSSSAVVLKPGELGRVNRQGAEIATASGSEEEALDWIDDELRFVQQPISRVVDELAFHFGIVIEFPQDRLAETISGTIILDSPRSALDQLGIATNSAGVQTGSRTYRFETRR; this is encoded by the coding sequence ATGAGTGATCTGCCACTACCCGAAAACGACCGCGATCTGCAGGCTGCACGTCAGCTCGGAAAACGCCTTGAGGAAGGCGCGACCGACGGCGCCCTCGATTCGCTTTTCGAGGTGCTCGATGCCCACAAGGAGGCGCATCGAGCGGTCCAGGCAGACGCCCTCCCGACCCCCGAGATCTCCGCGCGGATGTGGCAGGCGATCGTCGAACAGGTTACCGCTACCCCGAGCGCGACAGCGCGCCCTCCCGTCCCGCGCCAGCGCCTGCGCAGCACCTTCACACGCGTATCCATCCTGGCCAGCTTCCTTGCGGTGGTGGCGCTGGGGTGGCTGATCCTGACCCGCTCCAACGCCCCCGAACTCCTGGCCGAAGCCGTATCCGACCCCGTGGTCTATACGACGACCGAAGGATCGATCATCACCCTGCGGCCCCATTCGAAACTGTTCCTCCTCGCCGCGCTGGAATCGGAACAGCGCTATCAGCTCGACGGCGAAGCGTATTTCGATGTCGTGCGCGACGAATCCCGCACGTTCAACGTCGCCTCCGGCAACGCGCTCGTTTCGGTTCTGGGCACGCAGTTTGTCGTCAGAAATTGGGGCGACGACGTCGAAGTATTCCTCAAGACCGGCAGCGTGTCGCTACGCCACGCCTCCTCGAGCAGCGCCGTCGTGCTGAAACCGGGTGAACTTGGACGCGTCAATAGGCAAGGTGCTGAAATCGCTACCGCAAGCGGCTCGGAAGAAGAAGCGCTCGACTGGATTGACGACGAATTGCGTTTCGTACAGCAGCCGATTTCGCGCGTCGTGGATGAACTCGCATTTCACTTCGGTATCGTCATTGAATTCCCACAGGACAGGCTCGCAGAAACGATATCCGGGACGATCATTCTGGATTCGCCTCGCAGCGCGCTGGACCAGCTCGGCATCGCGACGAACAGCGCCGGTGTCCAGACCGGCTCCAGGACGTACCGGTTCGAAACGCGCCGCTGA
- a CDS encoding TonB-dependent receptor: MSRPAPGRTGSKRAAERSRLVRVALFLTLLASPAGIRPAEAQTYTYTNAPLKDVIADIQNRGDFRFLYRDALIVDKRITLRADAEHLVAALESALSRYEVGLRYDPIHRQILLFETTAAAPARPSLLSGQVIDAQSGGRLPYASITWLQDGRVRGVTTNEAGVFTIRVDQGFAAMPVVDLRISYIGYEPATLRLVADAYPEEISVRLRPEPIRGQEVLVSSSILETDLDTTWLYLISDQFSPLSESSVLRGLQPLPMVAVSPAMTEGINVRGSKADGFQVLLDGASIYNQNHFFGFFDVFNTDALQTVGFYYDIAPASYFAPPGGTMSFITRSGSLNRMRGSLGASSTAVRGTLEGPIGAGSSSWLVSGRHSYIDTVDWLNNNDLVLIGLDVNRSKSALPEAYAGVENRLVTPGPAAARFYDVHAKLYNEGANGRRRMATLYFGGNNTLLKADRIFSERDPETNVLQTQTRPVETRNTWGNEAVSIQFHRPVGRRAYLQSRAAGSHYRSVFSKDDFVFTRINGQTGQPRNFIFPFNYENELFDVQWAENLTITPRYPGRWSLGTAANYYALFYHENSASRPEFREDYFAMQADAFAQYETTDFEFFDASIGLRSHYFTQGHAFKLSPRAQVTLLPGKAVSFKLGFSKNYQFLHHLYLQNTNSASVWIMTTGASKPSEVNNLTAGMYIKPGRSAAFQVEAYTRDHANLRRHEINAPAGVTTANDNRFVPWFSDNRAFARGIETMYRQRIGPVSWTNSYTLSRVEIQNGRVNRGERFPAEWDRRHQFSTHLAIPVVASTTVFATWYYATGTPNILAYDDAAERAYLPDYHRLDAGIRFSTPVRTARIEAGISVYNAYNRKNIWYRDPIQVYSQERPAQGFSFVNVDVYDLGLQPAFDLSISW; encoded by the coding sequence GTGTCCAGACCGGCTCCAGGACGTACCGGTTCGAAACGCGCCGCTGAGCGATCCCGTCTCGTTCGGGTCGCGCTCTTCCTGACGCTACTCGCTTCGCCGGCCGGCATCCGGCCTGCTGAAGCCCAGACCTACACCTACACGAACGCCCCGCTCAAGGACGTCATCGCCGACATCCAGAACCGGGGCGATTTTCGTTTTCTCTACCGCGACGCGCTCATCGTCGACAAGCGGATCACGCTCCGCGCCGACGCCGAACACCTGGTCGCCGCCCTGGAATCCGCGTTGAGCCGCTACGAGGTCGGGCTCCGCTACGATCCGATCCATCGTCAGATTCTGCTGTTCGAGACCACGGCCGCGGCGCCGGCCCGTCCTTCGCTCCTCAGCGGCCAGGTGATCGATGCCCAGAGCGGGGGCCGCCTCCCGTACGCGAGCATCACCTGGCTGCAAGACGGCCGCGTGCGCGGCGTCACCACCAACGAGGCCGGCGTGTTCACGATTCGGGTGGATCAGGGATTTGCCGCGATGCCGGTCGTCGATCTGCGGATTTCGTATATCGGTTACGAGCCCGCCACGCTGCGTCTGGTTGCCGACGCCTATCCGGAGGAGATATCGGTGCGCCTGCGCCCGGAGCCCATCCGGGGCCAGGAAGTGCTGGTGAGCAGTTCGATCCTGGAGACCGACCTGGACACCACCTGGCTCTATCTGATATCGGACCAGTTCTCCCCCCTCAGTGAAAGCAGCGTCTTGCGGGGTCTGCAGCCCCTTCCTATGGTGGCCGTTTCGCCGGCCATGACCGAAGGCATCAACGTGCGCGGCAGCAAGGCGGATGGATTCCAGGTGTTGCTGGACGGCGCCTCCATCTACAATCAGAATCACTTCTTCGGCTTTTTCGACGTCTTCAATACCGACGCGCTACAGACGGTAGGCTTCTACTACGACATCGCGCCGGCAAGCTACTTCGCGCCACCCGGGGGAACGATGTCCTTCATAACCCGCAGCGGGTCTCTGAACCGCATGCGCGGATCGCTCGGAGCGAGCAGCACCGCCGTGCGCGGTACGCTCGAGGGCCCCATCGGCGCGGGCTCGTCCAGCTGGCTGGTTTCGGGGCGCCACTCGTACATCGACACCGTCGACTGGCTCAACAACAACGATCTCGTCCTGATCGGGCTGGACGTCAACCGCTCGAAGAGCGCGCTGCCGGAAGCGTACGCCGGCGTGGAGAACCGGCTGGTAACCCCCGGGCCGGCGGCGGCGCGCTTTTACGATGTCCACGCCAAACTGTACAACGAAGGGGCGAACGGCCGCCGGCGTATGGCCACGCTCTACTTCGGCGGCAACAATACGTTGCTCAAGGCGGATCGCATCTTCTCGGAGCGCGACCCCGAGACCAACGTCCTCCAGACGCAGACGCGCCCGGTCGAGACCCGAAATACGTGGGGGAATGAGGCGGTCAGCATCCAGTTTCACCGCCCGGTCGGCCGCCGCGCCTATCTGCAATCGCGCGCGGCCGGCAGCCACTACCGGAGCGTCTTCTCTAAAGACGATTTTGTCTTCACCCGCATCAACGGCCAGACCGGGCAGCCCCGCAATTTCATCTTCCCGTTCAACTACGAAAACGAGTTGTTCGACGTGCAGTGGGCCGAAAACCTGACGATCACGCCGCGATACCCGGGCCGGTGGAGCCTCGGCACGGCCGCCAACTACTACGCGCTTTTCTACCACGAAAACTCGGCCAGCCGGCCCGAATTCCGGGAAGACTATTTCGCCATGCAGGCCGACGCGTTCGCCCAGTATGAGACGACGGACTTCGAGTTTTTCGACGCGAGCATCGGCCTCCGTTCCCACTATTTTACCCAGGGCCATGCGTTCAAGCTATCGCCGAGGGCCCAGGTGACGCTGCTGCCCGGCAAAGCCGTATCCTTCAAGCTCGGGTTCAGCAAGAACTACCAGTTCCTGCATCATCTGTACCTGCAGAACACCAACAGCGCCAGCGTGTGGATCATGACCACCGGGGCATCGAAACCGAGCGAGGTAAACAACCTTACCGCCGGCATGTACATCAAGCCCGGTCGGAGCGCCGCCTTCCAGGTTGAAGCCTATACCCGGGACCACGCCAACCTGCGCCGGCATGAAATCAACGCGCCGGCGGGTGTGACGACCGCCAACGACAACCGGTTTGTGCCCTGGTTCTCCGACAACCGCGCCTTCGCCCGCGGCATCGAAACCATGTACCGCCAGCGGATCGGCCCGGTCAGCTGGACAAACAGCTATACGCTCTCCCGTGTCGAGATCCAGAACGGACGGGTAAATCGGGGCGAACGCTTTCCGGCCGAATGGGACCGGCGCCATCAGTTCTCCACGCATCTCGCCATCCCGGTCGTGGCGTCGACCACGGTCTTCGCCACCTGGTATTATGCGACCGGAACGCCGAACATCCTGGCCTATGACGATGCGGCCGAGCGGGCCTATCTGCCCGACTATCACCGGCTCGACGCCGGCATCCGCTTTTCGACGCCCGTCCGCACCGCGCGCATCGAAGCGGGGATCTCCGTCTACAATGCCTACAACCGCAAGAATATCTGGTACCGGGATCCGATCCAGGTTTACAGCCAGGAGCGGCCTGCGCAGGGGTTTTCTTTTGTCAACGTAGACGTGTACGACCTGGGGCTGCAGCCGGCGTTCGACCTGTCCATATCATGGTAG
- the rpmG gene encoding 50S ribosomal protein L33, whose amino-acid sequence MAKGKENRIKVILECTEAPGTSRYSTIKNRRNTPGRMELKKYNPTLRKYTIHKEIK is encoded by the coding sequence ATGGCAAAAGGAAAAGAAAACCGGATCAAGGTGATCTTGGAGTGCACCGAAGCGCCCGGCACCTCTCGCTACTCCACCATCAAGAACCGTCGCAATACGCCCGGTCGCATGGAGTTGAAGAAGTACAATCCGACGCTTCGCAAGTACACCATCCACAAGGAAATCAAATAA
- the rpmB gene encoding 50S ribosomal protein L28: protein MARKDQITGKGPMTGNHVSHANNKVRRRFNVNLQKKRFYIPEEKRWITLRVSAQTIKTINKNGIAAVLKEARAQGVRV from the coding sequence ATGGCACGGAAAGACCAGATCACCGGAAAAGGCCCGATGACGGGAAATCACGTTTCGCACGCGAACAACAAGGTTCGCCGGCGTTTTAACGTGAACTTGCAGAAAAAGCGGTTTTACATTCCCGAGGAAAAGCGTTGGATAACGCTCCGGGTCTCGGCTCAGACGATCAAGACGATCAACAAGAATGGCATTGCCGCGGTGCTGAAGGAAGCGCGCGCGCAAGGCGTCCGCGTTTGA
- a CDS encoding FtsX-like permease family protein — MDYRLLIARRYLFSPRRITLISIITGISVFGVALGVAALIIVLSVMNGFSDVVRGLLVGLDPHVRIVATDSAESLVPDSLMDVALTVPHVESAAAYVQGKALLVIDGIGEMNRVVIVRGMDTESAGKVSDVVEKTTLGTFDLERRAGRAGIVLGRNLGQALNAYPPAKAEGLPSSGDERGTSVYLLTASGIERMMTQLLGAMPFSPFEVRGLYEMEPVYDETHVFIGLAEAQRLFRMNGTVSGIELRLDDLDRAAEVKEQLIARLDTSRVEVMTWYDLKKSLYEVMELEKWGASLVLFLIVIVAAFNIVGSLTMVVIEKRHDIGVLKAMGVSARNVLRIFLLEGALIGAIGTGVGLVFGLGLALAQLYFDIVPMAEAESFILDAYPIAIRGFDIGLIVVVALGLCIAAAIYPSVRAASIEPADAVRIGD, encoded by the coding sequence TTGGATTACCGCCTGCTCATCGCGCGTCGCTACCTGTTCAGTCCGCGGCGCATCACCCTCATTTCGATCATCACCGGCATTTCCGTGTTCGGTGTCGCGCTGGGCGTGGCGGCGCTCATCATCGTCCTCTCCGTGATGAACGGTTTTTCGGACGTGGTGCGCGGCCTCCTCGTCGGGCTCGACCCGCATGTGCGCATCGTGGCGACGGATTCGGCTGAATCGCTCGTTCCCGACTCGCTGATGGATGTGGCGCTGACCGTGCCGCACGTGGAGTCCGCCGCGGCCTACGTGCAGGGCAAGGCGCTGCTCGTGATCGACGGCATCGGCGAGATGAACCGCGTCGTGATCGTTCGCGGGATGGACACGGAATCGGCCGGCAAGGTCTCCGACGTCGTCGAGAAGACGACCCTGGGTACGTTCGATCTGGAACGCCGCGCGGGCCGCGCCGGCATCGTGCTGGGGAGGAATCTCGGGCAGGCGCTCAACGCCTACCCGCCGGCGAAGGCGGAAGGCTTGCCGTCCAGCGGCGACGAACGCGGCACCAGCGTGTATCTGCTCACCGCCTCCGGCATCGAGCGGATGATGACGCAACTTCTGGGCGCCATGCCGTTCAGCCCGTTCGAGGTGCGCGGACTTTATGAAATGGAACCGGTGTACGATGAAACCCACGTCTTCATCGGCCTCGCCGAGGCGCAGCGCCTGTTCAGGATGAACGGCACCGTCTCGGGCATCGAACTGCGCCTGGACGACCTCGACCGCGCGGCGGAGGTCAAGGAACAGCTGATCGCCCGCCTCGATACGTCGCGCGTCGAGGTGATGACCTGGTACGACCTCAAAAAATCGCTGTACGAGGTGATGGAACTGGAGAAGTGGGGCGCCTCCCTCGTGCTGTTCCTCATCGTCATCGTGGCCGCCTTCAACATCGTGGGCTCGCTGACCATGGTGGTGATCGAAAAACGCCACGACATCGGCGTCCTCAAGGCCATGGGGGTGTCAGCGCGGAACGTGTTGCGCATTTTCCTTCTGGAAGGGGCCCTGATCGGAGCGATCGGCACGGGCGTCGGGCTGGTGTTCGGGCTTGGGCTCGCGCTGGCCCAGCTCTATTTCGATATCGTGCCCATGGCCGAGGCCGAATCGTTCATCCTGGACGCGTATCCCATCGCGATCCGCGGGTTCGATATCGGGCTCATCGTGGTGGTGGCGCTGGGGCTGTGTATCGCCGCCGCCATCTACCCCTCGGTGCGCGCGGCCTCGATCGAGCCGGCGGACGCGGTTCGAATCGGCGATTAA
- the ychF gene encoding redox-regulated ATPase YchF, with protein MALRCGIVGLPNVGKSTLFNALSNAGAESANYPFCTIEPNVGVVAVPDMRLTRLAEVAGSAKIIPAAIEFVDIAGLVAGASKGEGLGNQFLAHIREVDAIVHVVRCFDDENVTHVEGSVDPARDVEIIHTELLLKDMEAMEKRIDRTRKMGKTGDKKALAELGFYERLMTHLETPLPARSFEVKKEEQEWMKSLFLLTNKPILFVGNVKEDDLPDGNAYVDALRGIAETEKAGVIVVCAELEAQLGELDPAERGAFLSDMGLEEAGLDRLVHAAYALLGLITYFTAGPKEARAWTIPVGTRAPQAAGVIHTDFERGFIRAETIKYADYVSLGSESAAREAGLMRSEGKEYVVDDGDVMLFRFNV; from the coding sequence ATGGCTCTTCGCTGCGGCATCGTCGGTCTTCCGAATGTCGGTAAATCCACCCTGTTCAACGCGCTGAGCAATGCCGGCGCCGAGTCGGCCAACTACCCGTTCTGCACCATCGAACCCAACGTCGGCGTCGTGGCGGTGCCGGACATGCGGTTGACCCGGCTGGCCGAAGTCGCCGGATCGGCGAAGATCATCCCCGCGGCGATCGAATTCGTGGATATCGCCGGCCTCGTCGCCGGCGCCTCCAAGGGCGAAGGCCTGGGCAATCAGTTCCTGGCGCACATCCGCGAGGTAGACGCCATCGTGCACGTCGTTCGCTGCTTCGACGATGAAAACGTGACGCACGTCGAAGGCAGCGTCGACCCCGCGCGCGACGTGGAGATCATCCATACCGAACTCCTCCTGAAGGATATGGAGGCGATGGAAAAGCGGATCGACCGCACGCGCAAGATGGGGAAGACGGGCGACAAAAAGGCTCTGGCCGAACTCGGCTTCTACGAGCGGCTCATGACCCACCTCGAGACGCCGCTGCCGGCGCGCAGCTTCGAGGTGAAAAAAGAAGAGCAGGAGTGGATGAAATCCCTCTTCCTCCTCACCAACAAGCCCATCCTGTTCGTCGGCAACGTGAAGGAAGACGACCTGCCGGATGGAAACGCGTACGTGGATGCCCTGCGGGGTATCGCGGAGACCGAAAAGGCCGGCGTCATCGTGGTTTGCGCCGAACTCGAGGCGCAGCTCGGCGAGCTGGATCCGGCGGAGCGCGGCGCGTTTCTCAGCGACATGGGGCTGGAGGAAGCCGGCCTGGATCGCCTCGTCCACGCCGCCTACGCACTCCTCGGCCTGATCACCTACTTCACCGCCGGCCCCAAGGAAGCCCGCGCCTGGACGATCCCGGTGGGCACCCGCGCACCGCAAGCCGCCGGCGTCATCCACACCGATTTCGAGCGCGGCTTTATCCGGGCGGAGACCATCAAGTATGCCGACTACGTGTCCCTCGGTTCGGAATCGGCAGCGCGCGAGGCCGGCCTCATGCGGTCGGAAGGCAAGGAGTATGTGGTCGACGACGGCGACGTGATGCTTTTCCGATTCAACGTCTGA
- a CDS encoding metallophosphoesterase family protein produces the protein MGLIAIGDIHGCAKTLDALLEQLSPREDDHLVFIGDYIDRGPDTRGVIDRLLELDQTHTCTFLRGNHEVFLLNHFDGNRHDDEVWYLNGGRQTMKSYVGGSGRDELPESHLTFIRNTKLYLDTPDFFFVHAGLQPHLSVAENLRHPSEKTFLWDRSHFSARFLAWEKAVVCGHTPHPEPINHQQLISIDTGCVYYMYPGMGRLCAVRLPQREFVLVNYIG, from the coding sequence ATGGGCCTCATCGCGATCGGGGATATTCACGGGTGCGCCAAAACCCTCGACGCGCTACTCGAACAACTCAGCCCCAGGGAAGACGACCATCTTGTTTTTATTGGGGACTACATCGATCGGGGTCCGGATACCCGTGGGGTTATCGATCGCCTCCTGGAACTCGATCAAACCCACACGTGCACCTTCCTGCGCGGCAACCACGAGGTGTTTCTCCTCAACCATTTCGATGGCAACCGGCACGACGATGAGGTCTGGTACCTGAACGGCGGCCGCCAGACCATGAAAAGCTACGTGGGCGGCTCCGGACGCGATGAGCTTCCCGAATCGCATCTCACCTTTATTCGAAACACGAAGCTCTATCTCGACACCCCGGACTTTTTCTTCGTCCATGCCGGCCTTCAGCCGCATCTCAGTGTGGCCGAAAACCTGCGGCACCCCTCGGAGAAAACCTTCCTCTGGGATCGATCCCATTTTTCGGCCCGCTTCCTTGCATGGGAGAAGGCCGTGGTCTGCGGCCACACCCCGCATCCCGAGCCCATCAACCACCAGCAACTGATCAGCATCGATACCGGTTGCGTCTACTACATGTACCCGGGGATGGGCCGTCTCTGCGCCGTGCGGCTGCCTCAACGCGAATTCGTGCTGGTAAACTACATCGGTTGA
- the nusB gene encoding transcription antitermination factor NusB, giving the protein MSSRRIVRERVMQALYAFKLAGGDPQHCINTVLKPDLAENEANLKFATNLFLRSLDYFDIADEIIANHTQNWEISRIALIDRLLLVMAICEFLSFEDIPPKVSINEAIEVAKKYSTSRSGKFINGILDAVLLDLQKEGKLKKSGRGLVGMDTIQSRIVS; this is encoded by the coding sequence ATGAGCAGCCGACGTATTGTGAGAGAGCGTGTCATGCAGGCGTTATACGCCTTCAAGCTGGCAGGCGGAGATCCCCAACACTGCATCAATACGGTGCTGAAGCCCGATCTGGCCGAGAACGAAGCGAACCTCAAGTTCGCTACGAATCTTTTCCTCAGGTCGCTGGACTATTTTGACATCGCCGACGAGATCATCGCGAATCACACGCAGAACTGGGAGATCTCGCGCATCGCGCTGATCGATCGGTTGCTCCTGGTCATGGCGATCTGTGAATTCCTCTCGTTCGAGGACATCCCTCCCAAGGTCTCGATCAACGAGGCGATCGAGGTGGCGAAGAAATACAGCACATCGCGCAGCGGAAAGTTTATCAATGGCATACTGGACGCGGTGCTGCTTGACTTGCAAAAGGAAGGAAAACTGAAAAAATCGGGGCGCGGGCTGGTGGGTATGGATACCATCCAGAGCCGCATCGTTTCTTGA
- a CDS encoding DNA internalization-related competence protein ComEC/Rec2, whose protein sequence is MHSIHRYPALYLAAGLAAGIALAPRLPASGCTAGLVGGAFAAAGVPLVYRLAGRRLVSPAPLTATALVVIAAASLGAASYLSFNRHVFANEVALQHASAPGAALLYGRVAGVPRRDSTRTVFTLAIDSVDALPRPSRASGSVRITIRDTLSGLSAGQRIRIRARISIPQGQRNPHAFSYRAYLAHQGIHTVGTVDTRAGLDVLAPAAGLDRRLDAVRRFIERALAHSVQAPEARGIVRALLTGNRDDLDPERMAQLSRTGLSHLLAVSGLHVLLVGMLLYSHLGPLLMRFGMSWRWMESARAVATLAVLVGYGLLVGGRPSVVRAVVMAGSVLAGHLFQRPVYPLNGLGVAGAALLIIHPASLFDLGFQLSFAAVGAIVGFGDAWQRRMPASVRDHRVSAWLSGMLLVSAAATLGTAPVMVRQWGEVPVAGVLLNIPAIPAASLALICGLLTVLTYGLNTGISEAFGAVTERAVQAVVLVADRGDAWLPFLRIPVAWNGVAGLVVFCGLLGILHPGLSARWRWRLALVALAAVLGSMLEQATRAPALTVLYFDVGQGDAALVRFPNGRHLLIDAGPADGYVDQGERTILPFLLHAGIRKIDTVLLTHPHSDHIGGLPAVLRRVSVGRIVLNMEDYAHPTMQDIQQLAARNGVRLQQVTAGDTLAIDPTVHALVLAPSSAPSLSSNPNERSVVLRVQYGDTRFLFMGDAEAGAERELVTRYPQLLRAEAIKVGHHGSRTSSTAGMVDRVAVASGGRAVVSVARVNRYGLPDEDVLARWEAAGVDLLSTDRRGAIWLRSDGTQVAELDWR, encoded by the coding sequence ATGCACTCCATCCACCGCTATCCCGCGCTGTATCTCGCCGCAGGACTGGCGGCCGGCATCGCCCTGGCGCCCCGGCTGCCCGCCTCGGGCTGTACCGCGGGCCTCGTGGGAGGCGCCTTCGCCGCCGCCGGGGTGCCGCTGGTGTACCGCCTGGCCGGCCGGCGGCTCGTCTCTCCCGCGCCGCTGACCGCCACCGCGCTCGTGGTGATTGCGGCGGCGTCTCTCGGCGCCGCCTCCTACCTGTCGTTCAATCGGCATGTGTTTGCGAACGAGGTGGCGCTACAACATGCGTCGGCGCCCGGGGCCGCCCTATTGTACGGCCGGGTGGCCGGCGTACCGAGGCGCGATTCGACGCGCACGGTGTTTACCCTGGCGATCGATTCCGTCGATGCCCTCCCGCGCCCGTCCCGTGCCAGCGGGTCGGTTCGGATCACGATACGGGATACGCTCTCGGGGCTGTCCGCGGGCCAGCGGATCCGCATCCGGGCCCGGATCTCGATTCCGCAGGGACAGCGCAATCCCCACGCGTTTTCGTACCGGGCGTATCTCGCGCACCAGGGCATCCATACGGTGGGCACCGTCGACACCCGCGCGGGGCTGGACGTACTGGCGCCGGCGGCCGGCCTCGACCGTCGTCTCGACGCGGTCCGCCGGTTTATCGAGCGCGCGCTGGCGCACAGCGTACAGGCGCCGGAGGCGAGAGGGATCGTGCGGGCCCTGTTGACGGGCAACCGGGATGACCTCGACCCCGAACGGATGGCGCAACTTTCGCGAACCGGTCTATCCCACCTGCTGGCCGTATCGGGGTTGCATGTGCTGCTGGTCGGTATGTTGCTCTACAGTCACCTGGGGCCGTTGCTTATGCGGTTTGGGATGTCGTGGCGGTGGATGGAATCGGCGAGGGCGGTCGCCACCCTCGCGGTGCTCGTGGGCTACGGCCTGCTCGTGGGAGGCCGGCCTTCGGTGGTTCGCGCGGTGGTCATGGCCGGCTCGGTGCTCGCCGGCCACCTTTTCCAGCGCCCCGTCTACCCGCTGAACGGTCTGGGGGTGGCGGGCGCCGCGTTGCTCATCATCCATCCGGCGTCGTTGTTCGACCTCGGTTTTCAGCTATCGTTCGCCGCCGTTGGAGCGATCGTCGGTTTCGGGGACGCATGGCAGCGCCGGATGCCGGCTTCAGTCCGCGACCATAGGGTCAGCGCATGGCTTTCCGGCATGCTGCTCGTCTCCGCGGCCGCCACGCTGGGTACGGCGCCCGTCATGGTGCGCCAGTGGGGGGAAGTGCCCGTGGCCGGCGTGCTGTTGAACATCCCGGCGATCCCCGCGGCGTCGCTGGCGCTGATCTGCGGCTTGTTGACGGTGCTTACTTATGGGCTGAACACAGGCATTTCGGAGGCCTTCGGCGCGGTCACGGAGCGGGCGGTGCAGGCGGTGGTGCTGGTGGCGGATCGGGGCGATGCGTGGCTGCCGTTTCTGCGCATCCCTGTGGCGTGGAACGGGGTAGCCGGCCTCGTGGTCTTCTGCGGCCTCCTGGGCATCCTGCATCCGGGGCTTTCGGCGCGGTGGCGCTGGCGTCTGGCGCTGGTAGCGCTGGCGGCGGTGTTGGGCTCGATGCTCGAGCAGGCGACGCGCGCGCCGGCGCTTACCGTCCTGTATTTCGATGTCGGTCAGGGCGACGCCGCGCTGGTCCGCTTTCCCAACGGGCGGCACCTGCTGATCGACGCCGGGCCGGCGGACGGCTATGTCGATCAGGGCGAACGGACCATCCTGCCCTTCCTGCTTCACGCGGGGATCCGAAAGATCGACACGGTGCTGCTGACGCACCCGCACAGCGATCACATCGGCGGTCTGCCGGCTGTTTTGCGGCGCGTGTCGGTCGGGCGCATCGTACTCAACATGGAGGACTATGCCCATCCCACGATGCAGGACATCCAACAGCTGGCCGCGCGAAACGGCGTTCGTCTGCAGCAGGTGACGGCCGGCGACACCCTGGCGATCGATCCGACCGTCCATGCGCTCGTGCTGGCGCCGTCATCGGCTCCCTCCCTTTCCTCCAACCCGAACGAGCGGTCCGTCGTGCTGCGGGTCCAGTACGGGGATACCCGGTTCCTGTTCATGGGCGATGCCGAGGCCGGCGCGGAGCGTGAACTGGTCACGCGTTATCCGCAGCTCTTGCGCGCGGAGGCGATCAAGGTCGGTCACCATGGATCCCGAACGAGCAGCACGGCGGGGATGGTCGACCGCGTGGCCGTGGCTTCGGGCGGGAGAGCGGTGGTGAGCGTGGCCCGCGTCAACCGCTACGGCCTGCCCGACGAAGACGTGCTGGCGCGGTGGGAAGCCGCCGGGGTGGATCTCCTCTCCACCGACCGCCGCGGCGCGATCTGGCTGCGCAGCGACGGGACGCAAGTTGCCGAACTCGACTGGCGGTGA